GTACGGGGTAAATATTCTTCCGGAAATGCGGCGTACACAAACGTCTCTTCCTTGGAAGTGTAAGCATTAAGCTCTCCTCCTATATTCTCCATCCGGTCGACAACATGATGGGCCCTACGCTTCTCCGTACCTTTGAAGAGCATATGTTCCACAAAATGGGCCATACCCTGCTCAGCAGGAAATTCATCACGGGTTCCACTATTTACCGCAATCCCGCAATAGGATATGTCGGATGGAAAAGAACGGTGAATGATGCGTAAACCATTCGATAAAGTATGAGTATGTGTCATTATAAAAAAATCAATTCACCCGTGATACGGAATAGGTACCTTCATAAAATCCCACAATGTTCTGCGTCATCTCAATCGACATATTGATTCGATCCTCTATGGTTCTGGTTGCGGCGTGGGGAGCAAGCACCACATTATCGAGTTCCAGTAATTCCGGTAAAATATGTGGTTCATTCTCGAACACATCCAGTCCTGCAGCCCAGATTTTGCTTTCTTTCAACGCTTTTGCCAGTGCTTTCTCATCTACCATACTGCCACGGGCCGTATTGATAAATACTGCTGAAGGTTTCATCATATTTAATTGTTCCGCGGCAATCATGTGGTGCGTTTGAGGTGTATACGGCGCATTCAGCGAAATATAATCAGCCGTTCTCAATAGCTCCTCAAATGTCACATACCGGGCATTATATTGTTGTTCGATAGCTTTATCCAGCCTATTCCTGTTATGGTAAATAATCCCCATACCCGATGCCACGGCACGACGCGCCAACGATTGTCCGATACGTCCCATACCAATAATACCCAACGTTTTTCCATATACCGGCATGCCTCCCTCAGCATAAACGCCCCAGCTTACACCTTCAGGGGTGCGTAATTTACGATCGTAATAGCCAATACGGCGACCGGCAGCCAGCAAAAGTGCAAAAGCAAATTCAGCTGTAGGCTCACGCGTACTGTTAGGAATATTGGTGACCACAATTCCTTTTTTTGTAGCGTAATCCACATCGATATTGTTGAATCCCACTCCGAAATTAGAAATCAGTTCTAATTTTACGGCTCTGTCCATAATTTCCCTGTCAGTATAAAAACTAAAATTAGGGACAAGAACCTCGTAATCAGGGATCATTTCCAGCACCTCCTCTTTGGTGAAATATGATCTCTCGGTAGGAAGTGTAACATCATACTCTCCTTCCAAGGTTTTCAACCCTTCCGGCTTCAAACGATACGTAATCAATACTTTTTTCATAAGAATTACGGATTATGAGATACTAAATTACTAATTAATTGTCAATTAAATAAGTATAACAAAAAAAACGAGCCTTTCGACCCGTTTCTCCGCTCTTCCTCTTGGACTTGAACCAAGGACCCTCTGATTAACAGTCAGATGCTCTAACCAACTGAGCTAAGGAAGAATATTTACCTTTAAAACTTAACCTTTCTGCTCTTCCTCTTGGACTTGAACCAAGGACCCTCTGATTAACAGTCAGATGCTCTAACCAACTGAGCTAAGGAAGAATATTCTCTCTGCCGAAAAGCGATGCAAAAGTAGTATAATTTTCCGAATAAACCAATAACTCCCGGAAAAAAATTAAGTGCAGGCTTTTGTGACGAAAGAACCACTGATTGTCATCTTAATCTGTATGCAACACCAAATGTAATGTTGACTGATTGATAATCAGAAATACCCATATAATCAAGATTTGTCAGCAATGATATTTTATCGCTCGTATTAATTCTCAACCCCACGCTAAAATCGTAACCTAAATAAGTATCAGACGATTCAAATTCTGATCCATATGAGGCAGTGAGAACGCCAAAGCCCAACAAACCCTTCGCCTCGAAATTAACTTTCGGGCTAATTGGAGTAGAAGCCAACACCCCAAACATCAATCCTCCTATACCATAAGAAACATCATCCACGGTATGCCCACTGCCAAACCACTTTCCGGCAATACCTACATTGGGATGGAACAAGTATCCAAAATCGACCAACGACAAAGTGGCACCAACTCCTAAATCGCTCACGTCACCCACTGGGATAGCAGCTCCTAAGGACAATCCAATAAAACCTCTTCTGGAACCAGTGTCATTCAAACCCTCCACTCTTCTGTTTCGGGTTGAGACAGGCTCTCTGACAATTTTTTCTATTTCATCTGTTTGGTAGACGAAAACACTGCCATCAGAAGTTTGCAGTTTAATTTGCTCATTCGGGACTTGTTCAATGATGATGCCTCTTAAGATACTCCCGTTTTTGAGGTATACGACATCTATCAGATTGTTTTGCTGAGAAAAAGCAATTACCGAAACGAACAGTGTCAGAATTAACAAGTTTAATTTTCTCATAATTCGATCATTTTATTATTAAACAAATAGTGCGAATACTCTTTTCATTACATCCTGGTTCTCATCAGACAGGTTAATCCAAATCGTTTCTTTGTCCTTTTTAAACCAGGTGAGCTGCTTACGGGCATAGTTACGGGAATGTTGCTTTATTTTTTCTATCGCGAACCCAAGACTATATTTCCCGTCGAAATAGTCGAAAAGTTCTTTATACCCTACAGTATTGAGCGAGTTAAGATGCCGCTGTGGATAGAAGCTTCTTGCCTCCTCTATCAATCCCTCTTCGATCATCCGGTCCACCCGCCGGTTGATACGGTCATATAGTTCTTCACGATCACGTGTAAAACCGATTTTCACAATCCGGAACGGACGTTCTTTCTTTGGATTGGTACGCAGTGATGAGTATGGCCTTCCTGCCATCAGGCATACCTCTAAAGCATGGATCACTCGCTTGGGATTTTTCAAATCCACCTCATTGTAAAAAACAGGATCAAGTATTTTTAATTGCTGTCGTATTGGATCGAGACCATCCCTCCGATAAATTTCCTGTAATTCCTTACGGAGTGTTTCATCTATGGTGGGGATATCGTCAATACCTTTGCAGACCGCATCTATGTACATCATTGAACCACCTGTCATCACTACAACCGGATACTGTCCGTATAATTCCTGAAGCAGTGAAAGCGCATCCCGTTCATATTCACTGGCACTATAGTAATCTTCGGGAGAAAGTACACCCACAAAATAGTGTGTTACCCGACTTAATTGTGCTGAGGTCGGTGCGGCCGTACCAATGGTCATTCCCTTATATATCTGACGGGAATCAGCAGATAATATAGGAGATTCCAACTCTTCAGCAACTCTCAGGCTCCATTCTGTCTTTCCAACACCTGTAGGGCCAAGAAGCACGAGGAGCGTATTCATATCCGGTTGTTGTTCGATGGTTGTTCAGTTATTGTGCCGAAGAACGCGAAGCTGAATAACAATAATAGTGTTATCGACTGTATTAATATAAATCGTTAGTATCAGGTTCTGCCGGGGCATCATCTAATCCTTCAAATCCCTCTCTATCCAATTCGTCCAATTCAAAACTTTCGTCACCATAAAAAGTTTCCCCTATATCTAATGACACAGAGTCTGCTTTCATCACCTCGATATCTGCGATTTGCTTTGGAGCTTCACCCAATGAGAGTGTACAGACAGGGGATTTTAGATTTTTACCGGGAATGAGTTCCGACAGTTCAATAAACAATGCGCGCTCGTTAAAATAATCGAACACAAACATCAGCTTTTGTTTTTCATCTTCGAGATAATCACTCAAAATGCATTCTTCCATAATATAAGAGTCCTCATCGGAATAGGTATCCATCTCCACCAGAGTAATTTCCTGCTTCTTGCGCCATTTATTATCACAAAGGAAGAACGACGCCATCTCTTTATTACTGAATCCCGTACAATCTATAATTGCATTGTAAAAATCCAGGAACGTGGCATCCGCATCGATTTTAATTTCTCTTTTGAAGTTATCGACTTCATCAGACAGGATTAAAAATTTGAATATCATTGCGATTTCAGTTTTATGCATTGTTTACATTTCAAAGGTAATAAAAAGTTTTAATTTTTCACATTTAAGTAATTATTTTAATGTATCCAAATACACAACAACTGTATGGATGAACCGAATGGGGAAAGCAATTGTTTTATAGGTGTAACATAACTAAGGATATAGAATAAACAATAAAGCGAGCTATAAATCATTTTGAGGATATGAAACCGAAATATATGCCCGTCGATCCCGGCTATTTTGAACTTTTTGAGCAGGAGATGGAAAAAAATGATGCAAGAGTGATCCATTTTGCTTTTGCCAGTGAACCGGAACTGGAAGAGTCGCGCGGAAAGATCATCAAGATAGATGATAAGAGCCAGGAGGGTCATTTTCTTCTCTTTGAGAATGGCGATGAGGTACGCCTCGACAGGATTATCGTAATTAACGGAATACCGGGCCCCGCCTATGATGAATACGATTCATACGCCCTTGCCCCCCTCACTTGCCAGGCAGGTTATGACGATTGTTTTATGGAATAGAATTCATTATCTTTGCCTCCAACATTTAGACTATTTCAATTGCGTTTATGGCTCTGAAACAACAACAGGAACTAAAACAAACTCAACGTCTTTCGCCTCTGCAAATGCAGGTAATAAAACTGGTAGAACTCAATTCGGTAGAGGTGGAAGACCGCATCAAACAGGAGATAGAAGATAATCCCGCCCTGGAAGTCTCGGATTCCGGCCCTGCGGGCGAAGAAGAGGAGAACAACGATGTCCCGGAAGATATTCTCTCACAGGAAGAGATCATTCTTGGGGATTATGCTTCAGAAGATGATATACCGGACTATCGGCTGAATGGAAGCGACCGGAAGAATGAAACCAATATAGTCGAGATCAGTTATTACGACGACAAGTCATTGAGTGACTCATTGCAGGAACAGATCGGATTATTACAACTGGATGACCAAAGGCAATTGATCGCTGAGTATATTATTGGTAATCTCGATGAGAGCGGATATCTGCAACGCGACCTTCAATCGATCTCTGACGACCTGCTGTTTCAACAACAGATAGAGGTATCTCCCCTGCAAATGGAAGATGTCCTGTATGAAATTCAGGATCTGGAACCGGCCGGTGTGGGAGCCCGGAATCTCCGGGAATGTCTCCTGCTTCAATTAGGCCGGTATGCATCCACGCCGGCGGTGGAACATGCCAAAGTGATTCTTTCGGATTATTTCGATGAATTTTCAAGAAAACATTACGAAAAAATCATCCGCCAGATGAATATCACCCAGGATGAGCTACGCGATGCCATACATGAGATCGTCTCTTTGAATCCGAAACCGGGCAACGCGTTGGGCGGCACACTGCAGACCGCCATGAACAATATCACTCCCGATTTTATCGTAGACTCATACAATGGTGAGGTCTCCATCCAACTCAACAACAGTAATGTCCCCAGCCTACAGATAAACCGCTCTTTTTCGGAGATGCTCAAGGGATACAACGAAAACAAGGAGAGCATGTCGAACGACGATAAACAAGCGATTCTCTTTATGAAACAGAAGGTGGACTCTGCCAAATGGTTCATCGACGCAGTAAAACAACGCCAGAACACCCTGCAACGCACCATGGAGGCGATTGTGAACTTACAGTATGATTTTTTCCTGACAGAGGATGAGACCCAGCTCAAACCCATGATCCTGAAAGACGTGGCAGAAAGAACAGGATTCGATATCTCAACTGTTTCCAGGGTAAGTAATAGTAAGTATGTACAGACCAACACTGGTATTTACCCGCTCAAATTTTTCTTCTCGGAAGCTATGCAGACCAATACCGGAGAAGATATCTCTTCAAGGGAGGTCAAATTGATCCTCAAGGAAAGTATCGACAATGAAAATCCTGTCAAACCTCTTACTGACGACCAACTTACAAAGATTCTCAATGAAAAAGGATATGTGATTGCGCGCCGGACGGTGGCTAAATATCGCGAACAATTGAATATTCCTGTGGCTCGATTGAGAAAAAAAATATAACTTTGCGAATTCAAAACTGGTTATAGGATGAAGTCTATCGCACACCTAATCTCCACTATATTTCAACCCCTGCTGATGCCCATCTATGGAGTAATGCTCCTGTTTGTATACACCTACTTTGGAGTAACTTATCTTCAGCAGTTCTGGTTGATCATTACGCCGGTAATCCTATTTTCATTTGCGATTCCGGCTATTCTCATTTTCATGCTCTATAAGATAGGAGTTATTTCCGACTTGTCGCTGAAGGTACGTCGCGAACGTATCTACCCCTATATAATCACATTGCTTTCTTATTCTGTGATGATCTTTTTCTATTATAGAATGAACATGCCCCCATGGTTTTTGATGATCATGGTCTCCTCTGTCGCTATTATGCTTGTCGCTATCCTCATCACCCTGAAATGGAAAATCAGTGCACATATGTTCGGCATCGGCGGACTCATTGGGGGGGCTATGTCGGTAAGTTATTTCGTCGAACATTCCAACCCCTATTTTATGTTCATGGGATTGTTTATCATCGCAGGACTGGTTGGCACATCGAGGCTTATCCTCAAACGTCACACCCTTGCGCAGGTGATTGCTGGATTCTTATTGGGATTTTTGCTCTCCTTCATTTTTGTCTGGATAGGAGTACAACCATGAACAGAATCTTGTTTTTTGACATAAAAGAATTAAATAGTATATTTACCGCATAAATATTTTTTTAAATTATAATCATTATGAATTTTCCTGAAAATGTAAAGTACTCTTCCGATCATGAATGGGTAAGAGTGGAAGGCAACGAAGCATACGTTGGAATTACTGATTTTGCGCAAGGTGAATTGGGTGAAATTGTCTATGTCGATGTAACGACAGAAGGTGAAACCCTGGGTCAGGGCGAAGTTTTCGGAAGTATTGAAGCTGTGAAGACCGTATCCGACCTGATGATGCCTGTCGGAGGTGAAGTACTGGAAGTGAATACCAAACTGGAAGACGCTCCGGAGTTAGTGAACAG
This window of the Proteiniphilum saccharofermentans genome carries:
- the gcvH gene encoding glycine cleavage system protein GcvH gives rise to the protein MNFPENVKYSSDHEWVRVEGNEAYVGITDFAQGELGEIVYVDVTTEGETLGQGEVFGSIEAVKTVSDLMMPVGGEVLEVNTKLEDAPELVNSDPFGEGWIIRIAINSAGELSGLMSAAEYKEFIGK
- the miaA gene encoding tRNA (adenosine(37)-N6)-dimethylallyltransferase MiaA, coding for MNTLLVLLGPTGVGKTEWSLRVAEELESPILSADSRQIYKGMTIGTAAPTSAQLSRVTHYFVGVLSPEDYYSASEYERDALSLLQELYGQYPVVVMTGGSMMYIDAVCKGIDDIPTIDETLRKELQEIYRRDGLDPIRQQLKILDPVFYNEVDLKNPKRVIHALEVCLMAGRPYSSLRTNPKKERPFRIVKIGFTRDREELYDRINRRVDRMIEEGLIEEARSFYPQRHLNSLNTVGYKELFDYFDGKYSLGFAIEKIKQHSRNYARKQLTWFKKDKETIWINLSDENQDVMKRVFALFV
- the rpoN gene encoding RNA polymerase factor sigma-54 — encoded protein: MALKQQQELKQTQRLSPLQMQVIKLVELNSVEVEDRIKQEIEDNPALEVSDSGPAGEEEENNDVPEDILSQEEIILGDYASEDDIPDYRLNGSDRKNETNIVEISYYDDKSLSDSLQEQIGLLQLDDQRQLIAEYIIGNLDESGYLQRDLQSISDDLLFQQQIEVSPLQMEDVLYEIQDLEPAGVGARNLRECLLLQLGRYASTPAVEHAKVILSDYFDEFSRKHYEKIIRQMNITQDELRDAIHEIVSLNPKPGNALGGTLQTAMNNITPDFIVDSYNGEVSIQLNNSNVPSLQINRSFSEMLKGYNENKESMSNDDKQAILFMKQKVDSAKWFIDAVKQRQNTLQRTMEAIVNLQYDFFLTEDETQLKPMILKDVAERTGFDISTVSRVSNSKYVQTNTGIYPLKFFFSEAMQTNTGEDISSREVKLILKESIDNENPVKPLTDDQLTKILNEKGYVIARRTVAKYREQLNIPVARLRKKI
- a CDS encoding NAD(P)-dependent oxidoreductase, which produces MKKVLITYRLKPEGLKTLEGEYDVTLPTERSYFTKEEVLEMIPDYEVLVPNFSFYTDREIMDRAVKLELISNFGVGFNNIDVDYATKKGIVVTNIPNSTREPTAEFAFALLLAAGRRIGYYDRKLRTPEGVSWGVYAEGGMPVYGKTLGIIGMGRIGQSLARRAVASGMGIIYHNRNRLDKAIEQQYNARYVTFEELLRTADYISLNAPYTPQTHHMIAAEQLNMMKPSAVFINTARGSMVDEKALAKALKESKIWAAGLDVFENEPHILPELLELDNVVLAPHAATRTIEDRINMSIEMTQNIVGFYEGTYSVSRVN
- a CDS encoding IS1096 element passenger TnpR family protein — encoded protein: MIFKFLILSDEVDNFKREIKIDADATFLDFYNAIIDCTGFSNKEMASFFLCDNKWRKKQEITLVEMDTYSDEDSYIMEECILSDYLEDEKQKLMFVFDYFNERALFIELSELIPGKNLKSPVCTLSLGEAPKQIADIEVMKADSVSLDIGETFYGDESFELDELDREGFEGLDDAPAEPDTNDLY